A window from Cryobacterium sp. PAMC25264 encodes these proteins:
- a CDS encoding FAD-dependent oxidoreductase, which produces MKIVVVGGVAAGASVAARARRLDEFADIIVLERGHHVSFANCGLPYHVGEVIADRSRLLLQTPESLRESLDIDVRIGHEVTGIDRAARRITIREVDSGREYTESYDALALCPGAEALRPPLPGINLAGVHVLRRIGDMDAIKGQFDAALAQAAAGARGPVRTVVIGAGYIGLEMAENLKHRGALVDVVEMSDQILPPLDHELSVPVEHHLRSRGVTLHLSTAAAAFTARPDGTLSVELTDSTVLTADLVILSAGVRPNTALAVAAGLQIGDRGGITVDTHMRTSDPHIWAAGDSVETPHTVLPGRWLAPLAGPANRQARVAAENICGRDTEYHSTQGTSIVKVFDMVAGGTGATERQLLAAKLPYRAVHVHPSGHAGYYPGTAMMQLKVLFSPDTGRILGAQAAGFDGVDKRLDVLATALRAGQSVYDLEELELAYAPPFGSAKDPVNMAGFVASNVLRGDLTLWYAQDYPDATAGARLIDVRTPEEFSIWHLPGAENVPLGTVREATASWDHAAPFRLYCAVGFRSYLAHRALVQRGFTDVATLSGGSDTFRSWHEVAPESDEPPQPMTAYAEAAPFQAAAAASSVLAHGTGVRVDLDCSGLACPGPIMKLSERMKALTPGDEVVVHVSDPGFASDAPAWARRNGHQLVAIEPEGPGYVATMRKGGISAPAPTPGPSAIPAGPGKTSFVVFSGDLDKVLAAFIIANGALAMGEDVSMFFTFWGLNSLRRANAPRRDRKMMDKLFATMMPSGAGSLPLSQMNMLGAGAAMIKKVMRDNAVAPLPDLIASAQAGGARLIACTMTMDLLGIADTDLMPGVELGGVATFLGEAAESTTTLFI; this is translated from the coding sequence ATGAAGATCGTTGTCGTTGGAGGCGTCGCTGCCGGCGCGTCCGTCGCAGCCCGCGCCCGTCGACTGGACGAGTTCGCCGACATCATCGTCCTCGAGCGCGGCCACCACGTGTCCTTCGCCAACTGCGGACTGCCCTACCACGTGGGCGAAGTGATCGCTGATCGCAGCCGCCTGCTGTTGCAGACTCCCGAGAGCCTGCGCGAATCCCTCGACATCGACGTGCGCATCGGCCACGAGGTCACAGGCATCGACCGCGCCGCGCGCCGCATCACGATCCGCGAGGTCGATTCCGGCCGGGAATACACCGAGAGCTACGATGCTCTCGCCCTGTGCCCGGGCGCCGAGGCGCTTCGACCCCCGCTGCCGGGTATCAATCTGGCCGGGGTACACGTGCTCCGCCGGATCGGCGACATGGATGCCATCAAGGGCCAGTTCGATGCCGCGCTCGCCCAGGCCGCAGCCGGCGCGCGCGGCCCGGTTCGCACCGTCGTGATCGGCGCGGGCTACATCGGCCTGGAAATGGCCGAGAACCTCAAGCACCGTGGTGCGCTCGTGGATGTCGTCGAGATGAGCGACCAGATTCTGCCGCCGCTGGACCATGAGCTCTCGGTGCCGGTCGAGCATCACCTGCGCAGCAGGGGCGTCACCCTGCACCTGTCCACGGCGGCCGCCGCGTTCACCGCCCGGCCCGACGGAACCCTCAGTGTGGAGCTGACGGACTCCACCGTACTGACCGCTGATCTGGTCATCCTCTCTGCCGGAGTCCGCCCGAACACTGCCCTCGCCGTGGCCGCCGGACTGCAGATCGGCGACCGCGGCGGAATCACTGTCGATACCCATATGCGCACCTCCGACCCGCACATCTGGGCGGCCGGCGATTCCGTCGAGACCCCGCACACTGTGCTGCCCGGTCGGTGGCTCGCCCCACTGGCCGGACCCGCCAACCGGCAGGCACGGGTGGCCGCCGAGAACATCTGCGGGCGCGACACCGAGTATCACTCCACCCAAGGCACCTCGATCGTGAAGGTCTTCGACATGGTCGCCGGCGGCACCGGGGCCACCGAACGTCAGCTCCTGGCCGCCAAGCTGCCGTATCGCGCCGTGCATGTGCACCCGTCCGGGCACGCCGGGTACTACCCCGGCACCGCGATGATGCAACTCAAGGTGCTCTTCTCCCCCGACACCGGGCGCATCCTCGGTGCGCAGGCCGCCGGTTTCGACGGCGTGGACAAGCGCCTCGACGTACTCGCGACAGCACTCCGTGCCGGCCAGAGTGTGTACGACCTCGAGGAGCTCGAGCTTGCCTACGCACCGCCGTTCGGCTCCGCGAAGGACCCGGTGAACATGGCCGGCTTCGTTGCAAGCAACGTGCTGCGCGGCGACCTCACCCTCTGGTACGCCCAGGACTACCCCGACGCCACGGCGGGCGCGCGTCTGATCGACGTGCGCACCCCGGAGGAGTTCTCGATCTGGCACCTGCCGGGCGCCGAGAATGTGCCGCTGGGCACCGTCCGCGAGGCCACTGCGAGCTGGGACCACGCGGCTCCGTTTCGGCTCTACTGTGCGGTCGGGTTTCGCAGTTATCTCGCTCACCGCGCGCTCGTGCAGCGCGGGTTCACGGATGTCGCCACCCTGTCGGGCGGCTCGGACACGTTCCGTTCCTGGCACGAGGTGGCGCCGGAGAGCGACGAGCCACCACAGCCGATGACGGCCTACGCCGAGGCTGCCCCGTTCCAGGCTGCTGCAGCGGCGAGCTCGGTTCTGGCACACGGCACCGGCGTGCGGGTCGACCTGGACTGCTCGGGTCTGGCCTGCCCGGGCCCGATCATGAAACTCTCCGAAAGGATGAAAGCCCTCACCCCCGGCGACGAGGTGGTCGTGCACGTCTCCGACCCCGGATTCGCCAGCGATGCCCCGGCCTGGGCGAGGCGCAACGGCCACCAGCTCGTGGCCATCGAGCCCGAAGGCCCCGGTTATGTCGCCACGATGCGCAAGGGCGGCATCTCTGCCCCTGCTCCCACCCCCGGACCCTCAGCGATACCGGCCGGGCCGGGCAAGACATCATTCGTGGTGTTCTCCGGCGACCTCGACAAGGTGCTCGCGGCCTTCATCATCGCCAACGGCGCCCTGGCCATGGGCGAGGATGTATCGATGTTCTTCACCTTCTGGGGCCTGAACTCGCTGCGTCGCGCCAATGCCCCCAGGCGTGACCGGAAAATGATGGACAAGCTGTTCGCCACCATGATGCCCTCCGGCGCGGGCAGCCTGCCGCTCTCGCAGATGAACATGCTGGGGGCAGGCGCCGCCATGATCAAGAAAGTCATGAGAGACAACGCAGTGGCGCCGCTGCCCGACCTGATCGCATCCGCACAGGCCGGCGGCGCGCGGTTGATCGCCTGCACCATGACGATGGACCTGCTGGGCATCGCCGATACCGACCTGATGCCCGGAGTCGAACTCGGGGGCGTGGCGACGTTCCTCGGAGAGGCAGCCGAGTCCACCACGACCCTGTTCATCTGA
- a CDS encoding amino acid transporter — translation MRDRVQPVGPESSDLGVSTHAWWKVMCLTGVDYFSTLSYLPSIAVVAAGALSPLATVLIVLLTLLGMLPMYRRVAVESPNGQGSVAMLERLLPFWRGKVFVLVLLGFVATSWIITITLSSADATVHLLENPAAPDFLDGQAVPVTVLFLLVLGGVFLLGFREAVSVAIPLVALFLLLNGIVIVVGLFEVVTQPDALTGWLSAVASVGAGPGDILVPVLLAFPLLVLGLSGFETGVSMMPLVASAGRTAEERLASRVHNTRKLLTFAAGIMSVYLIASSVVTTVLIPESAFDDGAPANGRALSYLAHEYLGNGFGNLYDISSIFILWFAGASAMAGLINIVPRYLPGYGMAPEWSRAVRPVVLVYTAVSILITIGFRASVDAQAGAYATGILVMMVSGAVAVTISAGRRRRRRAALGFGVLSGVLLYALGANIIEKPDGIMISALFIAGIILVSLVSRVSRTTELRVESVEFDEQARQFIADSLAFDGALDVVANKRKTGDQAEYAEKESEQRGMNPVPGAADVLFLEIEVIDPSGFSDVLHVRGVEVGDYRVLRAHSPAAPNAIAAILLALRDATGVRPQAYFEWSEGNPVGHLLRYLLLGQGDTAPVVREILREIEPNASRRPAIHVGGG, via the coding sequence ATGCGCGACCGCGTGCAGCCGGTGGGACCGGAATCCTCCGACCTGGGCGTCTCGACGCACGCATGGTGGAAGGTGATGTGCCTGACCGGCGTGGACTACTTCTCGACCCTGTCGTACCTGCCCAGCATCGCCGTCGTCGCCGCCGGGGCGCTCTCGCCGCTGGCCACCGTGCTCATCGTGCTCCTGACCCTGCTGGGGATGCTTCCGATGTATCGCCGGGTGGCCGTGGAGAGCCCGAACGGGCAGGGCTCCGTGGCCATGCTCGAACGACTCCTGCCGTTCTGGCGCGGCAAGGTGTTCGTGTTGGTGCTGCTCGGCTTCGTCGCGACCTCCTGGATCATCACGATCACGCTCTCGTCGGCGGATGCGACGGTGCACCTCCTGGAGAACCCGGCCGCGCCCGACTTCCTGGACGGCCAAGCGGTACCCGTCACCGTGCTCTTCCTGCTCGTGCTCGGCGGGGTGTTCCTGCTCGGCTTCCGAGAGGCGGTCTCCGTCGCGATCCCGCTCGTGGCCCTGTTCCTACTGCTCAACGGCATCGTCATCGTGGTCGGGTTGTTCGAGGTTGTCACCCAACCGGATGCGCTGACCGGGTGGCTGTCCGCCGTCGCCTCCGTCGGGGCGGGTCCGGGCGACATCCTGGTGCCGGTGCTGCTGGCCTTCCCGCTGCTGGTGCTCGGGCTGTCCGGGTTCGAGACCGGGGTGAGCATGATGCCGCTGGTGGCCTCGGCCGGACGGACGGCCGAGGAACGCCTGGCATCCCGGGTGCACAACACCCGCAAGCTGCTCACCTTCGCCGCGGGCATCATGAGCGTCTACCTGATCGCCAGCAGCGTCGTCACCACGGTGCTGATCCCGGAGAGCGCCTTCGACGACGGCGCACCGGCGAACGGACGGGCGCTGTCGTACCTGGCGCACGAGTATCTCGGCAATGGGTTCGGCAATCTCTACGACATCAGCAGCATCTTCATCCTCTGGTTCGCCGGCGCATCCGCCATGGCCGGCCTGATCAACATCGTGCCGCGGTACCTGCCCGGTTACGGGATGGCGCCGGAGTGGAGCCGAGCGGTGCGGCCGGTCGTGCTCGTGTACACGGCGGTGAGCATCCTGATCACCATCGGGTTCAGGGCGAGCGTCGACGCCCAGGCCGGAGCGTATGCCACGGGCATCCTGGTGATGATGGTCTCGGGTGCCGTGGCCGTGACGATCTCGGCGGGGCGGAGGCGCCGGCGCCGGGCTGCCCTCGGGTTCGGGGTGTTGTCGGGAGTGCTGCTCTATGCCCTCGGCGCGAACATCATCGAGAAGCCCGACGGCATCATGATCTCGGCGCTGTTCATCGCCGGGATCATCCTGGTGTCGCTGGTGTCCCGGGTGTCCCGCACGACGGAACTGCGGGTGGAGAGCGTCGAATTCGACGAGCAGGCCCGGCAGTTCATCGCCGACTCCCTGGCCTTCGACGGCGCACTCGATGTGGTGGCCAACAAGCGCAAGACCGGGGACCAGGCCGAGTACGCCGAAAAGGAATCCGAGCAGCGCGGCATGAACCCGGTTCCGGGCGCGGCCGACGTGCTCTTCCTCGAGATCGAGGTGATCGATCCGTCGGGGTTCAGCGATGTGCTGCACGTGCGCGGGGTGGAGGTGGGCGACTATCGAGTGTTGCGTGCGCACAGTCCGGCGGCGCCCAACGCGATCGCTGCGATCCTGCTCGCCCTCCGGGATGCCACCGGGGTGCGTCCGCAGGCCTACTTCGAATGGTCGGAAGGTAACCCGGTGGGGCATCTGCTGCGCTATCTGCTGCTGGGTCAGGGTGACACGGCGCCGGTGGTGCGCGAGATTCTGCGGGAGATCGAGCCCAACGCCTCCCGCCGCCCCGCCATCCACGTCGGCGGGGGCTGA
- the ligD gene encoding non-homologous end-joining DNA ligase, with product MASESTELTVAGPHGDRVLRISSPSRVLWPELGITKLDLARYLVEVGEAFVAANGDRPVSLQRFPGGIDGEQFFSKNPPRGAPDFMRAVPVVYPSGRTHPQLVIDEPAGAVWAAQMNTVVFHPWPSRAENTDNPDQLRIDLDPQPGTDFDDAIPVAQELRTVLAEAGLTAFVKTSGNRGLHVFAPIEPVEEFQVVRHAVIAAAREVERRLPTTVTTNWWKEERGARIFVDFNQANRDRTMAGAYSPRALAHAPVSCPIGWDELEGVDPTTLTVATVPARLHATGDPWASMNAEPGRIDTLLDWWRRDLDAGLGELPFPPDYPKMPGEPPRVQPSRARHDPDD from the coding sequence ATGGCGAGCGAATCGACGGAGCTGACTGTCGCCGGGCCCCACGGCGACCGGGTCCTGCGCATCTCGAGCCCGAGCCGGGTGCTCTGGCCCGAGCTGGGCATCACCAAGCTGGACCTGGCCCGGTACCTGGTGGAAGTGGGGGAGGCGTTCGTGGCCGCGAACGGCGACCGGCCGGTGTCACTGCAACGCTTCCCGGGCGGTATCGACGGTGAACAATTCTTCTCGAAGAACCCGCCAAGGGGAGCGCCCGACTTCATGCGTGCGGTGCCGGTGGTCTACCCGAGCGGGCGCACGCATCCGCAACTCGTGATCGACGAACCGGCCGGCGCCGTCTGGGCCGCGCAGATGAACACCGTGGTGTTCCATCCCTGGCCCTCCCGGGCGGAGAACACCGACAATCCCGACCAGCTGCGCATCGACCTCGATCCGCAGCCCGGCACCGATTTCGACGACGCCATTCCGGTGGCGCAGGAGCTGCGCACGGTGCTCGCCGAGGCCGGCCTCACAGCCTTCGTGAAGACCTCGGGCAACCGCGGCCTGCACGTGTTCGCCCCCATCGAACCCGTCGAGGAATTCCAGGTCGTGCGGCACGCCGTGATCGCCGCCGCCCGCGAGGTGGAGCGACGGTTGCCGACGACCGTGACCACGAATTGGTGGAAGGAAGAGCGCGGAGCCCGGATCTTCGTCGACTTCAACCAGGCCAACCGCGACCGCACCATGGCCGGCGCCTACAGCCCCCGGGCGCTCGCCCATGCGCCCGTCTCCTGCCCGATCGGCTGGGATGAGCTCGAGGGCGTCGACCCCACGACGTTGACCGTCGCGACCGTGCCGGCCCGGCTGCACGCCACCGGCGACCCGTGGGCGAGCATGAACGCGGAGCCCGGCCGCATCGACACCCTGCTCGACTGGTGGCGACGCGACCTCGACGCCGGCCTCGGCGAGCTGCCGTTCCCACCCGACTATCCCAAGATGCCGGGGGAGCCGCCCCGCGTGCAGCCCAGCCGCGCCCGACACGACCCCGACGACTAG
- a CDS encoding CPBP family intramembrane glutamic endopeptidase gives MSAPSTSQHPAPAATPLVERVPWTAVVVYVVMACALAWLVILPLWLDGSGLANPLAALLLPVMMFTPAVAALFVVFMVQRPRPAAIPEYLGLWPLRPVKRTIWMTVFGIFGSVLLVIAGVFLAAALGLVQLDLVAFSGFAQILDAANPTSSPIPVGMVVLIQLLTIPVAAIFNGFFALGEELGWRGWLLPSLRPLGTWPALLVSGAVWGFWHSPVILLGYNFAQPNLLGVVLMISGCVFYGILIGWLRLRTASVWPSVFAHGAFNAAAGFLILVAAAGTSADPAALGPLGWVAWIVMAVVIGVLVLTGQFRIQPRLERRPRIDPAAAVVPGSGPAGV, from the coding sequence ATGAGCGCACCCAGCACCAGCCAGCATCCCGCCCCTGCCGCCACCCCGCTGGTGGAGCGGGTGCCGTGGACGGCTGTCGTGGTCTACGTCGTGATGGCCTGCGCTCTGGCCTGGCTCGTGATCCTCCCGCTCTGGCTCGACGGCAGCGGCCTGGCCAACCCGCTCGCGGCCCTGCTCCTGCCCGTCATGATGTTCACGCCCGCTGTTGCGGCCCTGTTCGTGGTGTTCATGGTGCAGCGCCCGCGCCCCGCAGCCATCCCCGAATACCTCGGGCTGTGGCCGCTGCGCCCCGTCAAGCGCACCATCTGGATGACGGTCTTCGGCATCTTCGGCAGCGTGCTCCTGGTCATCGCGGGGGTCTTCCTGGCCGCGGCTCTCGGCCTCGTTCAGTTGGACCTGGTCGCCTTCTCCGGCTTCGCACAGATTCTGGACGCCGCCAACCCCACCTCGTCGCCGATCCCCGTGGGCATGGTCGTGCTGATCCAGCTGCTCACGATCCCGGTCGCGGCGATCTTCAACGGCTTCTTCGCCCTGGGCGAAGAACTCGGCTGGCGCGGATGGCTGCTGCCGAGCCTGCGTCCCCTCGGCACCTGGCCGGCCCTGCTGGTCAGCGGTGCGGTGTGGGGTTTCTGGCACAGTCCCGTGATCCTGCTCGGCTACAACTTCGCGCAACCCAACCTGCTGGGCGTGGTCCTGATGATCAGTGGATGCGTGTTCTACGGCATCCTGATCGGCTGGCTCCGACTCCGCACCGCGTCGGTCTGGCCCTCGGTCTTCGCCCACGGTGCCTTCAACGCCGCGGCCGGCTTCCTGATCCTGGTGGCCGCCGCCGGCACCTCCGCCGACCCGGCCGCGCTCGGTCCGCTGGGCTGGGTGGCCTGGATCGTGATGGCCGTGGTGATCGGCGTGCTGGTGCTGACCGGTCAGTTCCGGATCCAGCCCCGGCTGGAGCGCCGGCCGCGCATCGACCCTGCCGCGGCGGTCGTGCCCGGGTCGGGCCCCGCCGGGGTTTAG
- a CDS encoding dihydrofolate reductase, with protein sequence MSVPSEETAAARIGLIWAQAQDGIIGDAGSIPWHLPEDLAHFKQITLGGAVIMGRRTWDSLPERFRPLAGRHNIVITRQLHWQAEGATVVHSLTEALSAAAPDPVWVIGGGDIYRQAMPLAARLEVTEVDLEASGDTIAPTVDAGFVRVDASEWLTSRTGLRYRFLSYTPSAL encoded by the coding sequence ATGTCAGTGCCGTCCGAGGAGACGGCCGCCGCCCGGATCGGTCTGATCTGGGCACAGGCCCAGGACGGCATCATCGGCGACGCCGGCAGCATCCCCTGGCACCTGCCGGAGGACCTGGCGCACTTCAAGCAGATCACCCTCGGCGGCGCCGTCATCATGGGCCGCCGCACCTGGGACTCCCTGCCCGAACGCTTCCGCCCCCTGGCCGGCCGGCACAACATCGTCATCACCCGGCAGCTGCACTGGCAAGCCGAGGGCGCCACCGTCGTGCACTCCCTCACCGAGGCGCTGTCCGCCGCGGCCCCCGACCCGGTCTGGGTCATCGGCGGCGGCGACATCTACCGGCAGGCGATGCCGCTGGCCGCCCGGCTCGAGGTCACCGAGGTTGATCTCGAGGCCAGCGGTGACACCATCGCCCCGACCGTGGACGCCGGGTTCGTGCGGGTCGACGCGTCCGAGTGGCTCACCTCGCGCACCGGCCTGCGCTACCGATTTCTGAGCTACACGCCGAGCGCCCTCTAA
- a CDS encoding thymidylate synthase yields MNTQPEPSLSDATAIATPYEDLLRLVLETGANKADRTGTGTLSVFGAQLRFDLSQGFPLITTKRVHFPSLAYELLWFLRGESNVGWLKEHGVRIWNEWADEQGELGPVYGVQWRSWPTPDGGHIDQIAQVIETLKTNPDSRRIIVSAWNVADIPDMALAPCHALFQFYVADGKLSCQLYQRSADLFLGVPFNIASYALLTHLVAAQTGLEVGDFIWTGGDCHIYSNHIEQVTEQLSRTPHPAPTLRITTERESIFDYEFEDLEIVDYQHHPAIKAPVAV; encoded by the coding sequence ATGAACACTCAGCCGGAACCCAGCCTGAGCGACGCCACCGCGATCGCCACCCCATACGAGGACCTGCTGCGCCTGGTGCTCGAAACCGGAGCGAACAAGGCCGACCGCACCGGAACCGGAACCCTGAGTGTGTTCGGCGCACAGTTGCGCTTCGACCTCAGCCAGGGCTTCCCGCTGATCACCACCAAACGGGTGCACTTCCCGTCGCTCGCGTACGAACTGCTCTGGTTCCTCCGCGGCGAAAGCAATGTGGGCTGGTTGAAGGAGCATGGCGTGCGCATCTGGAACGAGTGGGCTGACGAGCAGGGTGAACTCGGACCGGTCTACGGCGTGCAGTGGCGCTCCTGGCCGACGCCGGACGGCGGCCACATCGACCAGATCGCCCAGGTCATCGAGACCCTCAAGACCAACCCGGATTCCCGGCGCATCATCGTGTCGGCCTGGAACGTCGCCGACATCCCCGACATGGCGCTGGCGCCGTGCCACGCCCTGTTCCAGTTCTACGTCGCCGACGGCAAGCTCTCCTGCCAGCTCTACCAGCGCAGCGCTGACCTGTTCCTCGGCGTGCCGTTCAACATCGCCAGCTACGCGTTGCTCACGCACCTCGTGGCCGCCCAGACCGGTCTCGAGGTGGGCGACTTCATCTGGACCGGCGGGGACTGCCACATCTACTCCAACCACATCGAGCAGGTCACCGAGCAACTCAGCCGTACGCCCCACCCGGCGCCGACGTTGAGGATCACCACCGAACGGGAGAGCATCTTCGACTACGAGTTCGAGGACCTCGAGATCGTGGACTATCAGCACCACCCCGCCATCAAGGCGCCAGTTGCCGTCTGA
- a CDS encoding alpha/beta hydrolase-fold protein — protein MDLTLTPPRAKLHAARRPIIASVAALAIAAAPLLALAPAAPSAAATGTSVNLDLTGQWQFSLGDDLAWADPAFDDSAWSAVTVPAVGGGREFDDYDGFAWYRLTFDLPTEAAGTNLVASMGFMDDVDEVYLNGTRINGSGSLPPDAESQWFEQRLYPVPAALPVFGGSNTLAVRLYDMTGGGGWYQGPVGLYSKDALREEVLGISGPLADPAATSWVGDLLATQAGALASGDIDAYLATLSADYVHDGRDRARRESELRQWLAESGSLTLTDASVEVVESSDGRLVVDTNRTISGMRDGQPFSFQPTTQEFLTLDRETRTEKGNHSRFFRDYVESTVEDARREYITYLPPSYYTQPNREFPVVYLLHGFNGGSREWEPRDFGTKLDELYTTAGLAESIVIMPDADSLWYVDNDGGAPWRTMFTTEMIPQVDEQYRTLASREYRGLSGVSMGGFGAYSLGLAYPELFSSMASHMGALNLAPAQVGVTSPGGPQGQSASPLTVVAGLSAEALSRYDYFFDACEFDDYAFDNAARSMDTLLTGKGIAHTYALYPEGRHNDACWVPRIADSFGMHSDHVRAAGLVENNGPEPVTEPVIEPTPTPGATAPAVTPPTAPTTPTATPAASATPASDAKSRAQALAATGVDPSGAIGAVLAVVAAGIVLLVLGRRRALKR, from the coding sequence ATGGATCTCACCCTCACCCCTCCCCGGGCCAAGCTGCACGCCGCACGCCGCCCGATCATCGCATCGGTTGCCGCCCTGGCAATTGCGGCGGCACCGCTGTTGGCACTGGCCCCGGCGGCTCCGTCGGCCGCCGCGACGGGCACCTCGGTCAACCTGGACCTGACCGGCCAGTGGCAATTCTCGCTGGGCGACGATCTCGCCTGGGCCGACCCGGCCTTCGACGATTCCGCCTGGTCGGCCGTGACGGTGCCCGCGGTGGGCGGCGGCCGCGAGTTCGACGACTACGACGGCTTCGCCTGGTACCGGCTCACCTTCGACCTGCCCACCGAGGCGGCGGGCACCAATCTGGTGGCGTCGATGGGGTTCATGGACGACGTCGACGAGGTCTACCTCAACGGCACCCGGATCAACGGGTCGGGCTCGCTGCCACCGGATGCCGAGAGCCAGTGGTTCGAACAAAGGCTCTATCCGGTTCCGGCCGCCCTGCCGGTCTTCGGCGGCAGCAACACTCTCGCCGTGCGCCTGTACGACATGACCGGCGGCGGCGGCTGGTATCAGGGTCCTGTCGGCCTCTACTCGAAGGACGCCCTGCGCGAGGAGGTGCTCGGTATTTCGGGTCCGCTCGCCGACCCTGCCGCGACGAGCTGGGTGGGCGACCTGCTGGCAACACAGGCCGGCGCCCTCGCATCCGGTGACATCGATGCGTACCTCGCGACGCTCTCGGCCGACTACGTGCACGACGGTCGTGACCGGGCCCGCCGGGAGAGTGAGTTGCGGCAGTGGCTGGCCGAGTCAGGCTCCCTGACCCTGACCGACGCCAGTGTGGAGGTCGTGGAGAGCTCCGACGGTCGCCTCGTCGTCGACACCAACCGTACGATCAGCGGGATGCGGGACGGCCAGCCGTTCAGCTTCCAGCCCACCACCCAGGAGTTCCTGACGCTCGACCGGGAGACCCGCACGGAGAAGGGGAACCACTCCCGGTTCTTCCGCGACTACGTGGAGTCGACCGTGGAAGATGCGCGCCGGGAGTACATCACTTACCTGCCGCCGTCGTACTACACGCAGCCCAACCGCGAGTTCCCGGTCGTCTACCTCCTGCACGGTTTCAACGGCGGCAGCCGGGAGTGGGAGCCGCGGGACTTCGGCACCAAGCTCGATGAGCTCTACACCACCGCAGGCCTGGCCGAATCGATCGTGATCATGCCCGACGCCGACTCACTCTGGTACGTCGACAATGACGGCGGCGCACCCTGGCGCACTATGTTCACCACCGAGATGATCCCGCAGGTGGACGAGCAGTACCGCACGCTCGCCTCTCGCGAGTACCGCGGCCTGTCCGGAGTCTCGATGGGCGGGTTCGGCGCGTATTCGCTCGGGCTGGCCTACCCCGAGCTGTTCTCCTCGATGGCCTCCCACATGGGAGCCCTGAACCTCGCTCCGGCGCAGGTCGGGGTCACCTCGCCCGGAGGACCACAGGGCCAGTCGGCATCCCCGCTCACTGTCGTGGCGGGACTGTCCGCCGAAGCTCTGTCGCGGTACGACTATTTCTTCGACGCCTGCGAATTCGACGACTATGCCTTCGACAACGCTGCCCGGTCGATGGACACCCTGCTCACCGGCAAGGGGATCGCGCACACCTATGCGCTGTACCCGGAGGGACGCCACAACGACGCCTGCTGGGTCCCGCGCATCGCCGACTCGTTCGGCATGCACTCCGACCACGTGCGAGCGGCCGGCCTCGTGGAGAACAACGGGCCGGAGCCGGTGACCGAGCCCGTCATCGAGCCGACACCGACCCCCGGTGCCACCGCGCCGGCGGTCACGCCCCCGACGGCACCAACCACGCCGACGGCGACGCCCGCCGCGTCGGCGACGCCGGCCTCGGACGCGAAGAGTCGCGCTCAGGCCCTGGCGGCCACGGGTGTCGACCCGTCGGGTGCGATCGGGGCCGTGCTCGCCGTGGTGGCGGCGGGGATCGTCCTGCTGGTCCTCGGGCGACGCCGGGCGCTGAAGCGGTAG
- a CDS encoding glutamine amidotransferase — MKPFLLLATRSEDEAADDEYAGFLAASGLTPDQLHRVRLEAAPMPSIALGDYSGVIVGGSPFNASDSDDTKSSVQRRVERELAGLLDQVVARDFPFLGACYGIGLLTSYLDGVVDDTWSEPAGPIMVSLTAAGRADQLFGTVAPDFEAFVGHKEACTALPTGAVLLATGETCPVQAFRVGENVYATQFHPELTQAGILTRLRVYSDNGYFEPDAYDEVMAAIAAAAVTEPATIMKAFVERFGTP; from the coding sequence GTGAAGCCCTTTCTGCTGCTGGCGACCCGGTCCGAGGACGAGGCCGCGGATGACGAGTACGCGGGCTTCCTCGCCGCCAGCGGGTTGACGCCCGACCAACTGCACCGAGTGCGGCTGGAGGCCGCGCCAATGCCGTCGATCGCTCTCGGCGACTACTCCGGGGTGATCGTCGGCGGCAGCCCGTTCAACGCCAGTGACTCCGACGACACCAAATCGTCCGTGCAACGCCGAGTCGAACGGGAACTCGCCGGGCTGCTCGACCAGGTCGTCGCCCGGGACTTCCCATTCCTCGGCGCCTGCTACGGCATCGGCCTGCTCACCAGCTACCTCGACGGCGTCGTCGACGACACCTGGTCGGAGCCGGCCGGCCCCATCATGGTGAGCCTGACCGCGGCGGGTCGCGCCGACCAGCTCTTCGGCACGGTGGCGCCCGACTTCGAGGCGTTCGTGGGCCACAAGGAGGCCTGCACGGCGCTGCCGACCGGCGCCGTGCTGCTGGCGACGGGGGAGACCTGCCCGGTGCAGGCCTTCAGGGTGGGCGAGAACGTCTACGCCACCCAGTTCCACCCGGAGCTCACCCAGGCCGGCATTCTCACCCGACTGCGGGTCTACAGCGACAACGGCTACTTCGAACCGGATGCCTACGACGAGGTCATGGCCGCCATCGCCGCCGCGGCGGTGACCGAACCGGCCACCATCATGAAGGCGTTCGTGGAGCGCTTCGGCACGCCCTGA